The Mycolicibacterium monacense genome contains the following window.
GACCACACGGTCCCGCCGGTCGTCGAGGACCTCAAGAAGCTGGCCAAGGAACGCGGCCTGTGGAACCTATTCCTGCCGTCGGAATCCGGGTTGTCCAACCTGGAGTACGCGGAACTGGCCGAACTGTCCGGGTGGAGCATGGAGATCGCCCCCGAGGTGATCAACTGTGCCGCCCCCGACACCGGCAACATGGAGACCCTGCACCTCTTCGCCAACGATGAGCAGCGCAAGCAGTGGCTCGACCCGCTGCTGAACGGCGAGATCCGCAGCGCGTTCGCGATGACCGAACCGGCCGTCGCCTCCTCCGACGCCCGCAACATCGAGACGACGATGCTGCGTGACGGATCCGACTACGTGATCAACGGCCGCAAGTGGTGGATCACCGGCGCGGCCGATCCGCGCTGCAAGCTCCTCATCGTGATGGGCCGCACCAACCCGGATGCGGCCAGCCATCAGCAGCAGTCGATGATCCTGGTGCCCGCCGACACCCCCGGCGTCGACATCCAGCGGTCGCTTCCCGTGTTCGGCTGGCAGGACCAGCACGGCCACTGCGAGATCGTGTTCGACAACGTCCGCGTGCCCGTCGAGAACCTGCTGCACGAAGAGGGCAGCGGTTTCGCGATCGCCCAGGCCCGGCTCGGCCCGGGCCGCATCCACCACTGCATGCGGGCCCTCGGTGCCGCCGAGCGGGCGCTGGCGCTGATGATCGACCGCGTCCAGAAGCGGGTGGCCTTCGGCAAGCCGCTGGCCGAACAGGGTGTGGTGCGCGAGGCGATTGCCAAGTCCCGCAACGAGATCGACATGGCCCGGCTGCTGTGCCACAAGGCGGCGTGGACCATCGACCAGGAGGGCAACAAGGCCGCGCACGTGCTGGTGTCGCAGATCAAGTCGGTGGCCCCGCAGGTCGCCTGCGACGTCATCGACCGCGCGATCCAGGTGCACGGTGGGGCCGGGGTGTCCGACGACTTCCCGCTGGCCCGGCTCTACGCGTGGCACCGCGCGATGCGGCTGTTCGACGGCCCCGACGAGGTGCACATGCGGACCATCGCGCGCGCCGAACTGGGCCGCGAGAAGTCCCCGTTCGCAGCCGCGGTGTGCCGCTAGTGGCCTCGGCCGGCGACGAACTGTCGGGCGCGTGGAACTTCCGCGACGTCTCCTCGCACACGGGCGTCGCCCCCGGGGTGTTCTTCCGCGCCAGTGAGCTGTCGCGCCTCGACGACGAGGGTCGCGCCGCGCTGAGCGGCTACGGCGTCACCGACGTCGCCGACCTGCGCACGCTGCGCGAGCTCGAACGGCACGGCCCGGGCCGGGTCCCCGCCGGAGTGGACATCCACCATCTGCCGTTCATCGAGACCGTCGCCTCGGACGCGGAGGCCCCGCACGAACACGCCTTCCAGCGGATGATGACCGACAAACCCGAGGGTGAGTCGATCGCTGCCGCCGCCGCGCGCTACATGACCGAGGAGTACGCCCGCATCGCGAGCGCACCGCTGGCCCAGCGCGCCGTGCGGCAGGTGGTCACGCTGCTGGGTTCCGGCCGCCGCGTGCTGGCGCACTGCTTTGCCGGGAAGGACCGGACCGGCTTCACCGTCGCGGTCGTGCTGGAGGCCGCGGGGGTGGACCGCGAGGCGGTGATGGCCGACTACCTGCACAGCAACACCGCGGTACCGCAACTGCGCGAGAGCATCCTGGTGACCGTGCGTGAGCGGGCGGCCGAGACACCCGAGGTGCTGGAGATGGCGGAGGCCCGTCTGACCGAGTCGGTGCTCGGCGTGCGCGAGGAGTACCTCGACGCCGCGTTCCGCACCATCGCCGGCGAGTACGGCTCGCTCGAGGGCTACCTCTCGGCGGCCGGCGTGTCGGCGGACGAGCTCGCGCGGCTGAGGTCCACGCTGCGCGGCTGATTTGCGTAACGCCACGGCGATTTCAGCACCTGATTTCCGCCACAGCGTTACGCAAGTCGGGGGTGTCAGTCGCGATCGGCATGCTGCTGCCATGTCCGAGCCGTTCATCGGCAGCGCCGCCCTCGAGGCCGGCGCTCTGACCCGCCACGCGCTGCGCACGCGGTTCGTTGCGGTCCACCACGACGTGTACCTCCCGCGGGACGCCGAAGTCACCGCCGTGGTGCGCGCCAAAGCGGCCTGGCTGCGGACGCGTGGTCACGGCGTGCTGGCGGGCTTCTCGGCCTCGGCCTTGCACGGCGCGAGGTGGATCGATCCCGGCCGACCCGCGACCGTGATCGACGCGAACAGGCGCCGCACCCGTGCACTCGAGGTGTGGGCCGACCGTCTCGAGGACGACGAGATCGGGGAAGTCGACGGGATCCGCGTGACCACTCCCGTCCGCACGGCGGTGGATCTGGCGCGGCGTTATCCGTTGAACACCGCCGTCGCGGCCATCGACGCGCTCGCCCGAGCGACCCGAATCTCGGTGGACGACGTCATGGCCGCCACCTTTCGCCCCGGACGGCACGGCATGTCCCGGGCACGCAAGGCCATCGAACTCGTCGACGCGGGCGCGGAATCTCCCAAGGAGACCTGGCTTCGACTGGTGATCATCCGAGCCGGGTTCCCACGGCCGGAAACGCAGGTCCCCGTCTACAACGAATACGGCGTGCTGATCGGGGTCGTGGACATCGGATGGCAGGACAGGCGACTTGCTGTCGAGTACGAAGGCAAGCACCACCGAATGACCCGCAGCGCATTCGACAAAGACATCCGCCGGCTGGAGGAGATGATCGAGTGCGGTTGGAGCGTTGTGAGGATCACCGCTGCCGATTCCGAAGCGACAGTCGTTCGGCGGCTGCGGGTCGCCTGGGACCGGCTTGCGTAACGTCACGGCGATCTTCGGGTCGGAATTCCGCCCCAGCGTTACGCAAATCGCTACTACGTCAGGTAGACCCCGACCGCCCACGCCACCGTCGCGAGCAGCGCGCCCGCCAACTCGACGCCCACCGACAGCGCGACGCCCTTGACCGCATGCACCGTCGACGCCCACGCCACCCGCTGGTCGCGGCGCACACCGAGTTCGGCCACGTACACCCCGCCGACGAAACCGATCACCAGCCCGAGCACGGGGATCACGAAGAACCCGATCACGCCCAGCACACCGCCGGCCACCAGGCTCATGGTCCGCACGTCGGCCGCACGCATCCGCCGCATCGGCCAGAGGTACTTGATCAGCAGCGCCGCCCCGAGGATCACGGTCACCACGCCGAGCGTCACCCACGCGGTGACGTTCTGCTCGACGACGGCCCACACCGCGATGGCGCCGAACACCAGCAGCGTCCCGGGCAACAGCGGCACCACGATGCCGACCATGCCGACGGCGACCGCCAACGCGACGAGAAGCAGACCCCCGGTGCTCACGGTCGCCGACCGCGCGCCCACTGGACGGTGCCCATGGTCTTCGTCCGCACCCCGACCAGGCCGAGCCCCTCGAGCGCGTCGCCCAGTTCGTCCTCGTCGAACACCCGCGCCCCGGCGTTGGGCAACACGTTGATCAGCCGTGCCATCTGTCCCGCGGTCGGCACCATGACGGCCATGCGCCGACCGGGTCGCAGTACCCGCACCATCTCGGCCATCGCGGCCGTCGGGTCGGGGATCAGCTGCAGCATCGCCACCGAGACGACCGCGTCGACGGATTCGTCCCGCAACGGCAACCGTTGGGCGTCGGCCCGGATGAACCCGACGTTCGGACCCGCCTCCGCCCGGACCGCGCGCGCCAGCATCGGCTCCGAGATGTCGACGCCCAGCGCCAGTCCGCCCGGACCGACCACGCGGCCCAGTGCCGCGGTGATGTTGCCCGGGCCGCTGCCGACGTCGAGGGCCACTCCCCCGACCGGCACGTTCAGCCACTCCAGCGGTAGCTGCCACGCAGCCGACACCCGCCGGATCACCGTCTGCGAGTTGTCGTAGAGCAGCGATCCGAGCCGCGACGACCACACCGCCTGGATCGTTCCGGTGTTGCGGTCACCGCCGTCGGTCAGCAGGTCGAGATATCCCTTGCTGACGTCGGGGTGTTCGGGCGGGTCGGCGAGCAGCCGTTGAGCCATGGTCAGCGCGGTGTCCACTCCCCCACGGTACGCTGCCCGGTCATGCCCCGAGCTGGTCCGCCAGATCAAGAAAATCGCTTGCCAGCACGTCGAATTCGCCCTCGGCCGGCATCCGGACCTGCCGTCCGGGGCCGTATTCCAGTGGCCGGGACACGTATGCGGTGCGCAGACCCGCCTCGCGTGCGGCGCGCAGATCGGATCGGTGCGCGGCGACGAGCATCAGCTCATCGGGGGCGACGTCGAGCAGGTCGGCGCAGCCGAGATAGGCCTCGGGGTCGGGTTTGTAGTGCCGGAACAGTTCGGCCGACAGGACGCAGTCCCATGGCAGCCCGGCCCGCTTGGCCATGTTCGTCAGCAGTGACACGTTGCCGTTGGACAGCGGGGTGATGACGTAGCGGCGTTTGAGCCGCGTCAGTCCCGCGACGCTGTCGGGCCACGGGTCCAGCCGGTGCCAGGCCCGGGTGAGCTCGTCGACGGCCTCGTCCCCGACCGAGATGTGCTCGGCGGCAAGCAGATCGACGAGCGTCATCCGGTGTAGGTCGTCGAGTCGGGTCCACGGCAGCTCACCGCGGCGCACCCGGTCCATCGACGGCACATAGCCGGCCCGCCAGGCGTCGGCGAACGCCGCCCAGTCGGCGTCCACCCCGTGCGCACGCCCGAACTCCTCGAGTTGGGCGATGACACTGGACCGCCAGTCCACGACGGTCCCGAAGACGTCGAACGCCAACACGCTGACGCTCGTCACGGTTGCAGGACCAACTTGCCCTTGATCCCCCCGTCGGCCAGCGCCTGCAACGCCGCCGGACCCTCGGCGAGCGGATAGCACACGGGCGGGGGCGGACGCAGACCCGCCTCGACCAGGGCCGCCAATTCGGCGCCGACGGCAGCCTGCGCACTCGGGTTGCGCCTGACGAATTCGCCCCAGCCGACCCCGACGACGCTCACGTTGCGCAGCAGCAACCGGTTCACCTTCACGGTGGGTATGCCGCCGCCCGCGGCGAATCCGATCACCAGCAGCCGCCCCTCCGGAGCCAGCACCCGCACCGCGTCGTCGAAGGCGGGACCGCCGATCGGGTCGACCACGATGTCGACGCCGCGCCCGTCGGTGGCGTCGAGGACGGCTTGTCGCCACCCGTCGGTCAGCGGCAGCACCACGTCGGCGCCCAGACCGCGGATGAACTCCTCGGCGCCGGGACGGTGAACCATCGCGATCACCTTGGCGCCCTGCGCCTTCGCGAGCTGGATGGCCGCGGTGCCCACACCGCCGGCCGAACCGAGCACCAGCACGGTCTCCCCCGGCGTCAGCCCGCCGCGGCGGGCCAGGGCGAACTGCATCGTGTAGTAGTTGCCCAGCAGCGCCGCCGCCGAGGCGTCGTCGACCCCGTCGGGCGTCGGAATCACACTGTCGGGCAACGCCGCGACCCGTTCGGCGAAACCGCCCATCAACGTGAACGCCGAAACCCGTTGCCCGGGCACGAATCCGGACGAGTCGGGCGCCGACCGGACCGTACCGGCCACCTCCATACCGGGGATGAACGGCGGCTCCAGCTTGAGCTGGTACTCACCGCGCAACAGCAGGAGGTCGGGAAAGCAGACGCCGGCCGCACCGACGTCGATGATCACCGCCTCGTCGGAGACGGGATCATCGACATCGGTGTAGACCAGACCGGATG
Protein-coding sequences here:
- a CDS encoding NADPH:quinone oxidoreductase family protein, producing the protein MKALLAQELSGPSGLVYTDVDDPVSDEAVIIDVGAAGVCFPDLLLLRGEYQLKLEPPFIPGMEVAGTVRSAPDSSGFVPGQRVSAFTLMGGFAERVAALPDSVIPTPDGVDDASAAALLGNYYTMQFALARRGGLTPGETVLVLGSAGGVGTAAIQLAKAQGAKVIAMVHRPGAEEFIRGLGADVVLPLTDGWRQAVLDATDGRGVDIVVDPIGGPAFDDAVRVLAPEGRLLVIGFAAGGGIPTVKVNRLLLRNVSVVGVGWGEFVRRNPSAQAAVGAELAALVEAGLRPPPPVCYPLAEGPAALQALADGGIKGKLVLQP
- a CDS encoding haloacid dehalogenase type II, whose amino-acid sequence is MTSVSVLAFDVFGTVVDWRSSVIAQLEEFGRAHGVDADWAAFADAWRAGYVPSMDRVRRGELPWTRLDDLHRMTLVDLLAAEHISVGDEAVDELTRAWHRLDPWPDSVAGLTRLKRRYVITPLSNGNVSLLTNMAKRAGLPWDCVLSAELFRHYKPDPEAYLGCADLLDVAPDELMLVAAHRSDLRAAREAGLRTAYVSRPLEYGPGRQVRMPAEGEFDVLASDFLDLADQLGA
- a CDS encoding DUF456 domain-containing protein, coding for MSTGGLLLVALAVAVGMVGIVVPLLPGTLLVFGAIAVWAVVEQNVTAWVTLGVVTVILGAALLIKYLWPMRRMRAADVRTMSLVAGGVLGVIGFFVIPVLGLVIGFVGGVYVAELGVRRDQRVAWASTVHAVKGVALSVGVELAGALLATVAWAVGVYLT
- a CDS encoding methyltransferase domain-containing protein, producing the protein MAQRLLADPPEHPDVSKGYLDLLTDGGDRNTGTIQAVWSSRLGSLLYDNSQTVIRRVSAAWQLPLEWLNVPVGGVALDVGSGPGNITAALGRVVGPGGLALGVDISEPMLARAVRAEAGPNVGFIRADAQRLPLRDESVDAVVSVAMLQLIPDPTAAMAEMVRVLRPGRRMAVMVPTAGQMARLINVLPNAGARVFDEDELGDALEGLGLVGVRTKTMGTVQWARGRRP
- a CDS encoding tyrosine-protein phosphatase encodes the protein MASAGDELSGAWNFRDVSSHTGVAPGVFFRASELSRLDDEGRAALSGYGVTDVADLRTLRELERHGPGRVPAGVDIHHLPFIETVASDAEAPHEHAFQRMMTDKPEGESIAAAAARYMTEEYARIASAPLAQRAVRQVVTLLGSGRRVLAHCFAGKDRTGFTVAVVLEAAGVDREAVMADYLHSNTAVPQLRESILVTVRERAAETPEVLEMAEARLTESVLGVREEYLDAAFRTIAGEYGSLEGYLSAAGVSADELARLRSTLRG
- a CDS encoding acyl-CoA dehydrogenase family protein, producing MDFAMSAKALDYHQRLTDFMVEHVFPAEADYHRYREEAGPKDHTVPPVVEDLKKLAKERGLWNLFLPSESGLSNLEYAELAELSGWSMEIAPEVINCAAPDTGNMETLHLFANDEQRKQWLDPLLNGEIRSAFAMTEPAVASSDARNIETTMLRDGSDYVINGRKWWITGAADPRCKLLIVMGRTNPDAASHQQQSMILVPADTPGVDIQRSLPVFGWQDQHGHCEIVFDNVRVPVENLLHEEGSGFAIAQARLGPGRIHHCMRALGAAERALALMIDRVQKRVAFGKPLAEQGVVREAIAKSRNEIDMARLLCHKAAWTIDQEGNKAAHVLVSQIKSVAPQVACDVIDRAIQVHGGAGVSDDFPLARLYAWHRAMRLFDGPDEVHMRTIARAELGREKSPFAAAVCR